One part of the Candidatus Eisenbacteria bacterium genome encodes these proteins:
- the kdsA gene encoding 3-deoxy-8-phosphooctulonate synthase: MTGAVRVPGPRGDVTVGAEALVVIAGPCMLESRDLALRTAEAAAAACSRLGLGYIFKSSYLKANRTASGSPVGPGLEAGLRVLAEVRSAVGAPVLTDVHSPEEARAAAAVADVLQVPAFLCRQTALLTACGATGRVVNIKKGQFLDPAAMARAAEKALSAGATGVLLTERGTFFGYGDLVVDFRSLAVMRESGCPVVFDVTHSLQRPAGPVTGGERRHAPALARAAVAAGTDALFLETHPDPGRALSDAATQWPLDRFEELVEGCARVRAAVGRG; encoded by the coding sequence ATGACCGGCGCGGTGCGCGTCCCCGGGCCCCGGGGCGACGTGACCGTCGGGGCCGAGGCCCTGGTGGTGATCGCCGGACCGTGCATGCTGGAATCGCGCGACCTGGCCCTTCGCACCGCCGAGGCCGCCGCCGCCGCATGCTCCCGCCTGGGCCTCGGCTACATCTTCAAGAGCTCCTACCTCAAGGCCAACCGCACCGCGTCGGGCTCCCCGGTGGGACCGGGACTGGAGGCCGGGTTGCGCGTGCTCGCGGAGGTGCGTTCCGCGGTCGGCGCGCCGGTGCTCACCGACGTTCATTCTCCCGAAGAGGCCCGCGCCGCGGCCGCGGTCGCCGATGTGCTCCAGGTGCCCGCGTTCCTGTGCCGGCAGACCGCGCTGCTGACCGCGTGCGGGGCCACCGGCAGGGTGGTCAACATCAAGAAGGGACAGTTCCTGGATCCCGCCGCCATGGCGCGCGCCGCCGAGAAGGCGCTCAGCGCGGGGGCGACCGGGGTGCTGCTCACCGAGCGGGGCACCTTCTTCGGCTACGGCGACCTGGTGGTGGACTTCCGCTCCCTGGCGGTGATGCGGGAGAGCGGCTGTCCGGTGGTCTTCGACGTCACTCACAGCCTGCAGCGCCCCGCCGGCCCGGTGACCGGGGGGGAGCGCCGCCACGCGCCCGCCCTGGCGCGGGCCGCGGTCGCCGCGGGCACGGACGCGCTGTTCCTCGAGACCCACCCCGACCCGGGGCGGGCCCTCTCGGACGCGGCCACGCAGTGGCCGCTGGACCGCTTCGAGGAGCTGGTGGAGGGCTGCGCGCGGGTGCGCGCGGCGGTCGGCAGGGGATGA